In Azospirillaceae bacterium, a genomic segment contains:
- a CDS encoding N-acetylmuramic acid 6-phosphate etherase yields MSVTTESVGQRFKGLDTWSTADVLEALWAGQDRAVAACLAVLPTLGAAVDEAMARLEQGGRLIYVGAGTSAVLAALDGLELGPTFGWPRERLSLILAGISDLATGFDGSVEDDGDEGARRVAATGCGPLDVVVAISAGGRSAFTIEALAEGGRRGALTIAVACTPTAPLFAAAAHRIAVLTGDEVVAGSTRLGAGTAQKAVLNLFSTTLMVRMGATYDNLMVNVRIDNVKLRQRAADMLVRITGSSEADALAALDQAGGGVKTAALLLAGHTAEGAAQALETTGGRLRAALALPPA; encoded by the coding sequence ATGAGTGTTACGACCGAAAGCGTGGGGCAACGGTTCAAGGGGCTGGACACCTGGTCCACCGCCGACGTGCTGGAGGCCCTGTGGGCGGGGCAGGACCGGGCGGTGGCCGCCTGCCTGGCCGTGCTGCCCACCCTGGGGGCGGCGGTGGACGAGGCCATGGCGCGGCTGGAGCAAGGCGGCCGGCTGATTTATGTGGGTGCGGGCACCTCCGCCGTGCTGGCGGCGCTGGACGGGCTGGAACTGGGGCCCACCTTCGGCTGGCCACGCGAGCGGCTGAGCCTGATCCTGGCCGGCATCTCAGATCTGGCCACCGGGTTCGACGGGTCGGTGGAAGATGACGGGGATGAAGGCGCGCGGCGGGTGGCCGCCACCGGCTGTGGCCCCCTGGACGTGGTGGTCGCCATTTCCGCCGGCGGGCGCAGCGCCTTCACCATCGAGGCCCTGGCCGAGGGCGGGCGGCGCGGGGCGCTGACCATCGCCGTGGCCTGCACGCCCACGGCCCCGCTGTTCGCAGCGGCGGCGCACCGCATCGCCGTGCTGACGGGGGATGAGGTGGTGGCAGGATCCACCCGCCTGGGCGCCGGCACGGCACAGAAGGCCGTGCTGAACCTATTCAGCACCACGCTGATGGTCCGCATGGGTGCGACCTACGACAACCTGATGGTCAACGTCCGCATCGACAATGTGAAGCTGCGCCAGCGCGCCGCCGACATGCTGGTGCGCATCACCGGGTCCAGTGAGGCCGACGCCCTGGCGGCATTGGACCAGGCGGGCGGCGGGGTCAAGACAGCGGCCCTGCTGCTGGCCGGCCACACGGCGGAGGGCGCCGCCCAGGCGCTGGAGACCACCGGCGGACGGCTGCGCGCCGCCCTGGCCTTGCCGCCCGCCTGA
- a CDS encoding helix-turn-helix transcriptional regulator: MPIIVTLDAALERKGMTLTQLSEAIDITLANLSILKTGKAKAVRFSTLEAICQVLDCQPGEILSFERE; this comes from the coding sequence ATGCCCATCATCGTCACGCTGGACGCGGCGCTGGAGCGCAAGGGCATGACCCTGACCCAGTTGTCGGAGGCGATCGACATCACCCTCGCCAACCTTTCCATCCTGAAGACGGGCAAGGCCAAGGCCGTCCGCTTCTCGACCCTGGAGGCGATCTGCCAGGTGCTGGACTGTCAGCCGGGCGAAATCCTGTCGTTCGAGCGGGAATGA
- a CDS encoding DUF2975 domain-containing protein, with the protein MNKRTTLIHSSALAVRLASAANLVCLLALVAGLAASWLMAGQFTTLLLGDGAAIDLAERTAGLRWLLVLGIAMAVSTAVLLRTLGAMVATVSAGDPFIAANTDRLRCIGWALLVLQLLDIPGFLIRQSFPALGAAAPEGGVSPGGWIAVLMVFVLVRIFAAGTAMRDDLEGTV; encoded by the coding sequence ATGAACAAACGCACCACCTTGATTCACTCATCGGCGCTGGCCGTGCGGCTTGCCTCGGCCGCCAACCTGGTCTGCCTGTTGGCGCTGGTGGCCGGCCTGGCCGCGTCCTGGCTGATGGCCGGGCAATTCACCACCCTGCTGCTGGGCGACGGCGCGGCCATCGACCTGGCCGAACGGACGGCGGGCCTGCGCTGGCTGCTGGTGCTGGGCATCGCCATGGCGGTGTCCACGGCCGTCCTGCTGCGCACCCTGGGGGCCATGGTCGCCACGGTATCGGCCGGCGACCCCTTCATCGCCGCCAACACCGACCGGCTGCGGTGCATCGGCTGGGCCCTGCTGGTCCTGCAATTGCTGGACATCCCGGGCTTCCTCATCCGCCAATCCTTCCCCGCCCTGGGGGCCGCGGCGCCCGAGGGCGGCGTCTCACCGGGCGGTTGGATCGCCGTCCTGATGGTCTTCGTGCTGGTCCGTATCTTCGCGGCGGGGACGGCCATGCGGGACGATCTGGAAGGGACCGTCTGA
- a CDS encoding BadF/BadG/BcrA/BcrD ATPase family protein, translated as MDEILFMGVDGGGTGCRVRLSNADGDRLGEGQGSAANIRLGLEVSWGAILVAADQALAQASLTRSAFPRIHVGLGLAGICKPADERAVEGAATACAGQPFASTSARNDAHTACLGAFEGEDGAILIAGTGSIGYALVGGVGRPIGGWGFEVSDEGSGAYLGREAVRAALRGHDGLGPDSAFTRHVMERIGGDPAAVVAWVGAAKPGDYGTFAPLTLDFAAAGDAVAASLVAESADRLTTHVRRLVELGAPRVCMMGGLAPVIEPWMAPWARRLLVPARGDALDGGLWLARQAAGVMARERAA; from the coding sequence ATGGACGAGATTCTTTTCATGGGTGTGGATGGCGGCGGCACCGGCTGCCGCGTGCGGCTGAGCAACGCCGACGGCGATCGCCTGGGCGAGGGCCAGGGCAGTGCCGCCAACATCCGCCTGGGCCTGGAGGTCAGCTGGGGCGCCATCCTGGTCGCCGCCGACCAGGCGCTGGCCCAGGCCAGCCTGACCCGTTCGGCATTCCCCCGCATCCATGTCGGCCTGGGCCTGGCCGGCATCTGCAAGCCGGCGGACGAACGCGCGGTGGAGGGGGCGGCGACGGCGTGCGCCGGCCAGCCCTTCGCCTCCACTTCCGCCCGCAACGACGCCCACACCGCCTGCCTGGGCGCCTTTGAGGGCGAGGACGGCGCCATCCTGATCGCCGGCACCGGCAGCATCGGCTACGCCCTGGTAGGCGGCGTCGGGCGGCCCATCGGCGGCTGGGGGTTCGAGGTGTCGGACGAAGGCAGCGGCGCCTATCTGGGGCGGGAGGCGGTGCGGGCAGCATTGCGCGGCCATGACGGCCTGGGGCCCGACAGCGCCTTCACCCGCCATGTGATGGAGCGGATAGGCGGCGACCCCGCCGCCGTGGTGGCGTGGGTGGGCGCCGCCAAGCCCGGCGACTACGGCACCTTCGCCCCCCTGACCCTGGATTTCGCCGCCGCTGGCGACGCCGTGGCGGCAAGCCTGGTGGCGGAATCGGCCGACCGGCTGACGACCCACGTCCGCCGCCTGGTGGAACTGGGCGCGCCGCGCGTCTGCATGATGGGCGGCCTGGCGCCGGTGATCGAGCCATGGATGGCGCCCTGGGCGCGCCGCCTGCTGGTGCCGGCCCGGGGCGACGCCCTGGACGGCGGCCTGTGGCTGGCCCGCCAGGCGGCCGGCGTGATGGCGCGGGAGCGCGCGGCATGA
- a CDS encoding GntR family transcriptional regulator, which produces MTTADLTTLSSDDPLPLYRQLARHLRRMIANGALQVEDALPGERDLARRFDVSRVTVRKALQSLADEGLLQPRARAGTYVSRAIHVEQPLSTLTGFSEDMVRRGLEPSSRWLARGTGPAAPDEAMALGLAPGAKVSRLKRLRLADNVPLAVETSVIPHAYLPNPEQVTGSLYETLRRQGYAPHRAVQRLTAVVLSEGVARLLDTPAGAAALAIERRSFLASGAPLELVRSHYRGDAYDFVVELSLPPHTDATDPQDLS; this is translated from the coding sequence ATGACCACGGCCGATCTCACCACCCTGTCCAGCGACGACCCCCTGCCCCTGTACCGGCAGTTGGCCCGCCATCTGCGCCGCATGATCGCCAACGGCGCCTTGCAGGTGGAGGACGCGCTGCCGGGCGAACGCGACCTGGCGCGGCGCTTCGACGTCTCGCGCGTCACGGTGCGCAAGGCCCTGCAATCCCTGGCCGATGAGGGGCTGCTGCAACCCCGCGCCCGCGCCGGCACCTATGTCAGCCGCGCCATCCATGTGGAACAGCCGCTGTCCACCCTGACCGGCTTCAGCGAGGACATGGTGCGCCGGGGGCTGGAGCCCTCCTCCCGCTGGCTGGCGCGCGGCACCGGCCCGGCGGCACCGGATGAGGCCATGGCCCTGGGCCTGGCCCCCGGCGCCAAGGTCAGCCGACTGAAGCGCCTGCGCCTGGCCGACAACGTGCCGCTGGCGGTGGAAACCTCCGTCATCCCGCACGCCTACCTGCCCAACCCGGAACAGGTCACCGGCTCCCTCTATGAAACCCTGCGCCGCCAGGGCTATGCCCCCCACCGCGCGGTGCAGCGCCTGACCGCCGTGGTGCTGAGCGAGGGGGTGGCGCGATTGCTGGACACCCCCGCCGGTGCCGCCGCCCTGGCCATCGAGCGCCGCAGCTTCCTGGCCAGCGGGGCGCCCTTGGAACTCGTCCGCTCCCACTACCGGGGCGACGCCTATGATTTCGTGGTGGAGCTGTCGCTGCCGCCGCACACCGATGCAACCGACCCACAGGATTTGTCATGA
- a CDS encoding SIS domain-containing protein, which translates to MSTLKATPLMALEAAESGAAAARQIDRAAPLFRDLGARLRALKPKVVITCARGSSDHASAYGKYLIETRLGLPVASVGPSVVSLYNAPLQVEGALFVAVSQSGRSPDLLRLAEAAKAGGALVVGFVNDEESPLAQLADVFIPLCAGPEKSVAATKSYLTACVAFLQLVAHWQEDAALLDTVSKVPGWLDAAVGLDWYPALRRLELATGLYVLGRGIGSGAAAEIALKCKETSRLHAEAFSAAEVVHGPFALVGPGFPILALTQHDVTAEVTRGTLAKAASLGAPILATEEGIEGVEALPVVPGLPPEVGPLAAVASFYMAIHKVARMRGLDPDVPPNLRKVTETV; encoded by the coding sequence ATGAGCACGCTTAAGGCCACCCCGCTGATGGCCCTTGAGGCCGCCGAGTCCGGCGCCGCCGCCGCCCGCCAGATCGACCGCGCCGCCCCCCTGTTCCGCGATTTGGGCGCCCGCCTGCGGGCCCTGAAGCCCAAGGTGGTGATCACCTGCGCGCGGGGCAGTTCCGACCACGCCAGCGCCTATGGCAAGTACCTGATCGAGACGCGCCTGGGCCTGCCCGTCGCCTCCGTCGGGCCGTCGGTCGTGTCATTGTACAACGCGCCTTTGCAGGTGGAGGGCGCCCTGTTCGTGGCGGTATCCCAGTCGGGCCGCAGCCCCGACCTGCTGCGCCTGGCGGAAGCGGCCAAGGCCGGCGGCGCCCTGGTGGTGGGCTTCGTCAATGACGAGGAATCGCCCCTGGCCCAGTTGGCCGACGTGTTCATCCCGCTGTGCGCCGGCCCGGAAAAGAGTGTGGCGGCCACCAAGTCCTACCTGACCGCCTGCGTCGCCTTCCTGCAACTGGTGGCCCATTGGCAGGAGGATGCGGCCCTGCTGGACACCGTGTCCAAGGTGCCGGGCTGGCTGGATGCCGCCGTGGGCCTGGACTGGTACCCCGCGCTGCGCCGCCTGGAACTGGCCACCGGCCTGTACGTCCTGGGCCGGGGCATCGGCAGCGGGGCGGCGGCCGAGATCGCCCTGAAGTGCAAGGAAACCTCGCGCCTGCACGCCGAGGCGTTCAGCGCGGCGGAGGTGGTGCACGGCCCCTTCGCCCTGGTGGGTCCCGGCTTCCCCATCCTGGCGCTGACCCAGCACGACGTGACGGCGGAGGTGACGCGCGGCACGCTGGCCAAGGCGGCGTCCTTGGGCGCCCCCATCCTGGCGACCGAAGAGGGGATCGAGGGCGTCGAGGCCCTGCCCGTAGTGCCCGGCCTGCCGCCGGAGGTGGGCCCCCTGGCGGCGGTCGCCAGCTTCTACATGGCCATCCACAAGGTGGCGCGCATGCGGGGCCTGGACCCCGACGTGCCGCCCAACCTGCGCAAGGTGACGGAGACGGTGTGA
- the nagA gene encoding N-acetylglucosamine-6-phosphate deacetylase produces MRQFFQGCPVFTGEATLTDVGVLVEGGRVLDLRAQAPAGVPVVALPEDGLLAPGFVDAQVNGGGGVLFNDTPTIAGARAIAAAHRRFGTTALLPTFITDAAGKWRLAVDAAAAASQVPGGGVVGIHLEGPFLNLERRGVHEAAYVRAPTAEDIDFLLGLPARFPTGRVLLTLAPEVVGDDVLERLAQAGVILAGGHSAAGYARTRAALNHGLTGFTHLFNAMPPLMNREPGIAGAALAAGQQGWCGVIADGVHVHEAMLRLALGAKGPDRLFLVTDAMSPTGTDAQEFELYGHTIYRRDGRLVTADGVLAGADIDMAAAVRGAVRLMGVTPETALSMAGRVPADFLGLADLGRIGAGARADFVLLSPELGVRDVWVAGIKN; encoded by the coding sequence ATGCGCCAGTTCTTCCAGGGCTGCCCCGTCTTCACCGGTGAGGCCACGCTGACCGATGTCGGCGTGCTGGTGGAGGGCGGCCGGGTGCTGGACCTGCGCGCCCAAGCCCCCGCCGGCGTGCCGGTGGTGGCCCTGCCCGAGGACGGGCTGCTGGCCCCGGGCTTTGTCGACGCCCAGGTCAACGGCGGCGGCGGCGTGCTGTTCAACGACACGCCCACGATTGCGGGCGCGCGGGCCATCGCCGCCGCCCACCGGCGTTTCGGCACCACCGCCCTGCTGCCCACCTTCATCACGGATGCCGCCGGCAAGTGGCGTCTGGCGGTGGACGCGGCGGCGGCGGCGTCCCAGGTTCCGGGCGGCGGCGTGGTCGGCATCCACCTGGAAGGGCCGTTCCTGAATTTGGAACGGCGCGGCGTGCATGAGGCTGCCTATGTCCGGGCCCCCACGGCCGAGGATATCGACTTCCTATTGGGCCTGCCGGCGCGCTTCCCCACGGGCCGCGTGCTGTTGACCCTGGCCCCCGAAGTGGTGGGCGACGACGTGCTGGAACGCCTGGCCCAGGCCGGCGTGATCCTGGCCGGCGGCCATTCGGCGGCCGGCTATGCCCGCACCCGTGCCGCGCTGAACCACGGCCTGACCGGCTTCACCCATTTGTTCAACGCCATGCCGCCGTTGATGAACCGGGAACCGGGCATCGCCGGGGCGGCCCTGGCGGCGGGGCAACAGGGCTGGTGCGGCGTCATCGCCGACGGCGTGCATGTGCATGAGGCCATGCTGCGCCTGGCCCTGGGGGCCAAGGGGCCGGACCGCCTGTTCCTGGTGACCGACGCCATGTCGCCCACCGGCACGGATGCCCAGGAATTCGAGCTGTACGGCCACACCATCTACCGCCGCGACGGCCGCCTGGTGACGGCCGACGGCGTCCTGGCCGGGGCCGACATCGACATGGCCGCCGCCGTGCGCGGGGCCGTGCGCCTGATGGGGGTGACGCCGGAGACCGCGCTGTCCATGGCGGGGCGCGTGCCGGCGGATTTCCTGGGCCTGGCCGATCTGGGCCGCATCGGCGCCGGCGCCCGCGCCGACTTCGTCCTGCTGTCGCCGGAATTGGGGGTCCGCGACGTCTGGGTGGCCGGGATCAAGAACTAG
- a CDS encoding transposase, whose amino-acid sequence MKRNHSAEEIAQCLARADSLIGDGAKVVDVARILGVSRMTYYRWRRDQTATPVADLHNRVLRLEAENAALRRQLAQITGRTPDAQGLGIGEFA is encoded by the coding sequence ATGAAACGGAACCATTCCGCGGAAGAGATCGCGCAATGCCTGGCCCGCGCCGACAGCCTGATCGGGGACGGCGCCAAGGTGGTGGATGTGGCCCGCATCCTGGGCGTCAGCCGCATGACCTATTATCGCTGGCGCCGCGACCAGACGGCAACACCGGTGGCCGACCTGCACAACCGGGTGCTGCGGCTGGAGGCGGAGAACGCCGCCCTGCGCCGCCAGTTGGCCCAGATCACCGGCCGCACGCCGGATGCCCAAGGTTTGGGCATCGGCGAATTCGCCTAA
- a CDS encoding YitT family protein, with translation MFIGTLFVSLGTTLYAKSTLLVGSVAGAALLLQYVTGTGFWLIFFVLNLPFYVLAWKRMGWRFTMRTFIAVCLVTVETRLTPGWMDFAVLNPIYAALAGGGLIGTGLLILFRHRIGIGGINILALYLQERFGLRAGYVQLGLDAIIMTAACFVLTPDRLALSVMGAFIANMIVAINHRGDRYLALSSDLARRERPPAAA, from the coding sequence ATGTTCATCGGTACATTGTTTGTCTCGCTGGGCACCACGCTGTATGCGAAGTCGACGTTGCTGGTGGGCAGTGTCGCTGGTGCGGCGCTGCTTTTGCAATATGTGACCGGCACGGGGTTCTGGCTGATCTTCTTCGTGCTGAACCTGCCCTTCTATGTCCTGGCGTGGAAACGCATGGGCTGGCGCTTCACCATGCGCACCTTCATCGCCGTTTGCCTGGTGACGGTGGAAACGCGGCTGACACCCGGCTGGATGGATTTCGCCGTGCTGAATCCCATCTATGCGGCCTTGGCCGGCGGCGGCCTGATCGGCACCGGGCTGCTGATCCTGTTCCGCCACCGCATCGGCATCGGCGGCATCAACATCCTGGCCCTGTATCTTCAGGAACGGTTCGGCCTACGCGCCGGCTATGTCCAACTGGGCCTGGACGCCATAATCATGACGGCGGCGTGCTTCGTGCTGACGCCGGACCGGCTGGCCCTGTCGGTGATGGGCGCCTTCATCGCCAACATGATCGTGGCCATCAACCACCGCGGCGACCGCTATCTGGCGCTCAGCAGCGACCTGGCCCGCCGCGAAAGGCCGCCGGCCGCGGCCTAA
- a CDS encoding GNAT family protein — translation MTEPPLLIQADGFSLRPFHPDDAPSLWGALEESRPALRRWVGIGDMDGSVDLVRARIAQWSAAFDGRTRLQYALISADDAVLGGCALEHIDWPARTFQLGYWVRTSALGRGHATAAARALTRAAFEVLAARRVAIWTDVANGASVAVARRLGFVLEGRLRHERLNAAGQPQDTCIFARTDAAGL, via the coding sequence ATGACCGAACCTCCATTGCTGATCCAGGCCGACGGGTTTTCCTTGCGGCCCTTTCATCCTGACGATGCGCCGTCCCTGTGGGGCGCGCTGGAGGAGAGCCGGCCCGCCCTGCGGCGCTGGGTGGGCATCGGTGACATGGACGGGTCGGTGGATCTGGTCCGGGCGCGCATCGCGCAATGGTCGGCCGCGTTCGATGGGCGAACCCGCCTGCAATATGCCCTGATCAGCGCCGATGACGCGGTGCTGGGCGGTTGCGCGCTGGAACATATCGACTGGCCGGCGCGCACCTTTCAGCTGGGATACTGGGTCCGGACGTCGGCCCTGGGCCGGGGGCACGCCACCGCCGCCGCGCGGGCGCTGACGCGCGCCGCCTTTGAAGTGCTGGCTGCCCGCCGGGTCGCGATCTGGACCGATGTGGCGAACGGGGCCAGCGTGGCGGTGGCCCGGCGGCTGGGCTTCGTCCTGGAGGGGCGGTTGCGCCATGAGCGCCTGAACGCCGCCGGCCAGCCGCAGGACACCTGTATCTTCGCCCGTACGGACGCGGCCGGCCTTTAG
- a CDS encoding S1/P1 nuclease, producing MTATRRLLAAAFLSATVLSAGPALAWGPNGHAIVGDIAQDRLSPKAKAVVEQLLALEGHHTLDEVASWPDTVGHIPEDKGGLPKTLPWHYVDVPVEAPGYDAARDCAGDNCVIARLPEQARILADAHATPEARLAALKWVVHLVGDLHQPLHASERDHDKGGNDVKVRYFGEDRNGRLNLHSLWDEGIVDRKLGLSVNKDYSIDLAQAKAAAGTLEQGISLADAKAWAPHTPLKAGLGGLDQDVQAWGEESHGLARDVVYGFLPAPESDGKEGLAGGYETSAWPLARMRLEMAGVRLAWLLNQVLGGKGTAHS from the coding sequence ATGACCGCCACGCGCCGCCTGCTTGCCGCCGCCTTCCTGTCCGCCACCGTCCTGAGCGCCGGCCCGGCCCTGGCCTGGGGCCCCAACGGGCACGCCATCGTCGGCGACATCGCGCAGGATCGGCTGAGCCCGAAGGCCAAGGCGGTGGTGGAACAGCTGCTGGCCCTGGAAGGCCATCACACCCTGGATGAGGTGGCGTCCTGGCCGGACACCGTGGGCCACATTCCGGAGGACAAGGGCGGCCTGCCCAAGACCCTGCCCTGGCACTATGTCGATGTGCCGGTGGAGGCGCCGGGCTATGACGCCGCGCGCGACTGCGCCGGCGACAATTGCGTCATCGCCCGTCTGCCGGAACAGGCCCGCATCCTGGCCGACGCCCACGCCACGCCCGAGGCCCGCCTGGCTGCGCTGAAATGGGTGGTGCACCTGGTGGGTGACCTGCATCAGCCCCTGCATGCCAGCGAGCGCGACCACGACAAGGGCGGCAACGACGTCAAGGTCCGCTATTTCGGCGAGGACCGGAACGGCCGCCTGAACCTGCATTCCCTGTGGGATGAGGGCATCGTCGATCGCAAGCTGGGCCTCAGCGTCAACAAGGACTATTCCATCGACCTGGCCCAGGCCAAGGCGGCCGCCGGCACGCTGGAACAGGGCATCTCGCTCGCCGACGCCAAGGCCTGGGCGCCGCACACGCCGCTGAAGGCTGGGCTGGGCGGACTGGACCAGGACGTCCAGGCCTGGGGCGAGGAAAGCCACGGCCTGGCCCGTGACGTGGTCTATGGCTTCCTGCCGGCGCCGGAATCGGACGGCAAGGAAGGCCTGGCGGGCGGTTATGAGACGTCGGCGTGGCCGCTGGCCCGCATGCGCCTGGAAATGGCCGGCGTGCGCCTGGCCTGGCTGTTGAACCAGGTGCTGGGCGGCAAAGGGACGGCGCACTCTTGA
- a CDS encoding site-specific integrase, giving the protein MQAKITKKLVDQMQPGPTDILVFDTLLKGFILKVTPLGAKTYLVRYRMGGRATPLRKYTIGRHGSPWTPDSARTEAEKLLAKVRQGTDPAVEKKERLAQGFTVTELADRYLSQHVDMKNKATTQKEFRRLVETIIKPELGTRATASITRGDISALHHRLRATPRQANHVLSVLSKMFSLSEVWGFRPDNTNPCRLIERYRETARERFLSDDEVVEVGKAVAAAEHDRTAHDSVLNAIRLLLLTGCRVGELLALRWTDIDLEAALLLIRDAKAGARAHPIGAVAVAFLTEMGRTSPWVLPGIQDANKPLAANSLSHTWGRIRTKAKLEDVRLHDLRHTVGTYAGQTGANAFLVRDKLGHKTLNRAGIVGGFHS; this is encoded by the coding sequence ATGCAGGCGAAAATCACCAAAAAACTGGTCGACCAGATGCAGCCCGGACCGACCGATATCCTGGTGTTCGACACCCTCCTGAAGGGCTTCATCCTGAAAGTCACGCCGCTGGGCGCCAAGACATACCTGGTGCGCTATCGCATGGGCGGCCGGGCCACTCCCCTGCGCAAATACACCATCGGGCGCCACGGCTCCCCCTGGACGCCGGACAGCGCCCGTACGGAGGCGGAGAAGCTGCTGGCCAAGGTGCGGCAGGGCACCGACCCGGCGGTGGAGAAAAAGGAACGCCTGGCCCAGGGCTTCACGGTCACCGAACTGGCGGACCGCTACCTCTCCCAGCACGTCGATATGAAGAACAAGGCGACCACGCAGAAGGAGTTCCGGCGCCTCGTCGAAACGATCATCAAGCCCGAGCTGGGCACCCGCGCGACGGCATCCATCACCCGGGGCGACATCTCCGCCCTGCACCACCGGCTAAGGGCGACGCCCCGCCAAGCCAACCACGTCCTGTCCGTGCTGTCCAAGATGTTCAGCCTATCGGAGGTGTGGGGCTTCCGCCCCGACAACACCAACCCGTGCCGGCTGATCGAGCGCTATCGGGAAACCGCCCGCGAGCGCTTCCTGTCCGACGACGAAGTGGTGGAGGTGGGCAAGGCGGTGGCCGCCGCGGAACATGACCGGACGGCGCACGACTCGGTCCTGAACGCCATTCGCCTTCTGCTTCTGACCGGCTGCCGCGTGGGTGAGCTTCTGGCCTTGCGCTGGACAGACATCGACCTGGAGGCGGCCCTCCTCCTCATCCGCGATGCCAAGGCCGGCGCCCGGGCCCACCCCATCGGCGCCGTCGCGGTAGCCTTCCTGACGGAGATGGGGCGGACATCGCCATGGGTACTGCCCGGCATCCAGGACGCCAACAAGCCGCTGGCGGCGAACTCGCTGAGCCACACCTGGGGCCGCATCCGCACCAAGGCCAAGCTGGAGGACGTCCGCCTGCACGACCTCCGCCACACCGTCGGGACCTACGCCGGCCAGACGGGTGCCAACGCCTTCCTGGTACGCGACAAGCTGGGACACAAGACCCTGAACCGCGCCGGGATTGTCGGAGGCTTTCACTCCTGA
- a CDS encoding IS3 family transposase (programmed frameshift) has protein sequence MSKTTNKFSPEVRARAVRLVLDHEKDHPSRWAAVMSIAAKIGCSGQTLNEWVKKAEVEAGTRAGVPSDVAERLKALERENRELRQANDILRKASAYFCGGGARPPVQAMIAFIDEHRGAHGVEPICQVLPIAPSTYHRHASRRSNPDRLPARAKRDTRLKVAIRRVFDENFAVYGVRKVWHQLKREGQAIARCTVARLMRDLGLRGVIRGKPVRTTVSDKAAPCPLDHVNRQFHAPRPNMLWLSDFTYVATWQGFVYVAFVIDAYARRIVGWRVSRTAHAAFVLDALEQALHERQPAKHGGLVHHSDRGVQYVSIKYTERLADAGIEPSVGSVGDSYDNALAETINGLYKAEVIHRRGPWRSFEAVEYATLEWVDWFNHRRILGPIGNIPPAEAEARFHAMTDTPAMAA, from the exons ATGAGCAAGACGACGAACAAGTTTTCCCCCGAAGTTCGTGCCCGCGCGGTGCGGCTGGTGTTGGATCACGAGAAGGATCATCCGTCCCGTTGGGCGGCGGTGATGTCGATCGCGGCGAAGATCGGCTGTTCCGGACAGACGCTGAACGAATGGGTGAAGAAGGCCGAGGTTGAAGCAGGCACGCGGGCCGGTGTTCCCAGCGATGTCGCGGAACGGCTGAAGGCGCTGGAACGGGAGAACCGGGAACTGCGCCAAGCGAATGACATCCTGCGCAAGGCGAGCGCGTATT TTTGCGGCGGCGGAGCTCGACCGCCGGTTCAAGCCATGATTGCCTTCATCGATGAGCATCGGGGTGCGCACGGGGTCGAGCCGATCTGCCAGGTGTTGCCGATCGCCCCGTCGACCTATCACCGGCATGCGTCGCGGCGTTCCAACCCGGACCGCCTGCCGGCGCGGGCCAAGCGGGACACACGGTTGAAGGTCGCAATACGGCGGGTGTTCGACGAGAACTTCGCCGTCTATGGCGTGCGCAAGGTCTGGCACCAGCTCAAGCGGGAGGGCCAAGCCATCGCGCGTTGCACGGTCGCCCGGCTGATGCGGGACCTGGGCCTGCGAGGTGTGATCCGGGGCAAGCCGGTGAGGACGACGGTGAGCGACAAGGCGGCACCCTGTCCGCTGGACCATGTCAATCGGCAATTCCATGCGCCCCGGCCGAACATGCTGTGGCTGTCGGACTTCACCTACGTTGCCACCTGGCAGGGCTTCGTCTACGTGGCCTTCGTCATCGACGCCTACGCCCGGCGCATCGTCGGCTGGCGGGTATCGCGGACGGCCCATGCCGCCTTCGTGCTCGACGCACTGGAGCAAGCCCTGCATGAACGGCAACCGGCCAAGCACGGCGGCCTGGTTCATCATTCGGACAGGGGCGTTCAATACGTCAGCATCAAGTACACCGAGCGCCTGGCGGACGCCGGGATCGAGCCCTCGGTCGGCAGTGTCGGCGACAGCTACGACAACGCCCTGGCGGAAACCATCAACGGCCTCTACAAGGCCGAGGTGATCCACCGGCGTGGGCCATGGCGATCCTTCGAGGCCGTCGAATACGCCACCCTGGAATGGGTCGATTGGTTCAACCACCGGCGGATCCTGGGCCCCATCGGCAACATCCCACCCGCCGAAGCTGAGGCTCGCTTCCACGCCATGACGGACACCCCGGCGATGGCCGCCTGA